In Amia ocellicauda isolate fAmiCal2 chromosome 7, fAmiCal2.hap1, whole genome shotgun sequence, one genomic interval encodes:
- the LOC136753867 gene encoding extracellular calcium-sensing receptor-like, protein MYKNGDIVFGGVFETHITAINPELSFTAKPVKLRCGSFYFAAFQWAQTMVFAIEEINRDPVLLPNITLGYRLYDNCVNLAVAFRAATALISGVGNTFIDYNCTGTPPVLGIVGDPGSTHSIAISRMLGLFQMPLVSYYATCSCLSNRKEFPSFFRTIPSDNFQVKAMIKIIKHYGWTWVGTIASSDDYGQYAVKTFIEEVNKFGCIAFSETLSSVSTKTQLLKIVQTIKQSTAKVIVVFSSEAYFIPLAKEISQQDIRDRQWIASEAWTTSTVILSAETFRSFGGTIGIAIRRGEIPGLKEFLLQVRTDLDSNNNLINQFWEEMFNCKFQLKTISSNTSELLKSKICTGSEDIKSTQTAYTDVSELRASYNVYKAVYALAHSLHDLMFCESGKGPFENNSCADITHVQPWQLLHYLKRVNFTTQYGDRVSFDENGDALAIYDVMNWQRADDGSVKIETIGLFDESAPAGQELTLQEDKIFWNFASNIPPRSVCSESCLPGTRKAARKGEPLCCFDCVPCAEGEISNHTDSTECFKCPPDFWSNPRRYKCVLKDIEFLSYEEPLGISLTSVSLFGSCVSAAVLAVFIYYRNTPVVKANNSELSFLLLLSLILCFLCSLLFIGQPLHLTCMLRHVVFGISFVLCISCILVKTIVVIMAFKATLPDNNVMKWFGAAQQRGTVFVFTVIQAVICIIWLTVAPPLPFKNTKYQNSKMIFECNVGSITGFSCLLGYIGLLASVCFLLAFLARNLPDNFNEAKFITFSMLIFCAVWIAFIPAYVSSPGKYSDAVEIFAILASSFGLLIAIFVPKCYIILLHPEKNTKKALLGRPVPNM, encoded by the exons ATGTATAAAAATGGTGATATTGTTTTTGGGGGAGTTTTTGAAACGCATATTACAGCAATTAATCCGGAATTATCCTTCACTGCTAAACCCGTCAAGCTAAGATGTGGGAG CTTTTATTTTGCAGCTTTCCAGTGGGCACAGACTATGGTTTTTGCTATTGAGGAAATAAACAGAGACCCTGTGCTTCTTCCTAACATCACTCTGGGCTACAGGCTGTATGACAACTGTGTCAACCTGGCCGTGGCATTTCGAGCAGCCACAgccctgatcagtggagtgggCAACACTTTCATTGACTACAACTGTACAGGGACACCCCCAGTCTTAGGCATTGTTGGGGATCCTGGGTCGACACATTCTATTGCCATATCGAGGATGCTGGGTCTCTTCCAGATGCCTCTG gtcagCTATTATGCCACATGCTCCTGTTTAAGCAACAGAAAAGAGTTCCCGTCATTTTTCAGGACTATTCCAAGTGATAATTTCCAAGTCAAAGCCATGATTAAAATTATCAAGCACTATGGATGGACCTGGGTGGGGACCATAGCAAGCAGTGATGACTATGGTCAGTATGCTGTCAAGACTTTTATTGAGGAGGTAAATAAGTTTGGCTGCATAGCTTTCTCAGAAACTCTCTCCAGTGTCAGCACAAAGACTCAGCTACTTAAAATTGTGCAAACTATTAAGCAGTCAACAGCAAAagttattgttgtattttccTCAGAAGCATATTTTATTCCTTTAGCTAAAGAAATCTCTCAGCAAGACATCCGAGACAGACAGTGGATTGCCAGTGAAGCCTGGACTACCTCCACTGTAATACTTAGTGCAGAAACGTTCAGATCATTTGGTGGCACAATAGGAATCGCCATTCGCAGAGGAGAAATCCCAGGGCTGAAAGAGTTTCTCCTCCAGGTTCGAACTGACCTTGACAGCAACAACAATTTAATCAACCAGTTCTGGGAAGaaatgttcaattgcaaattccAATTGAAAACAATTAGTTCAAATACTTCAGAGCTGCTAAAGAGCAAAATATGTACAGGATCAGAGGATATCAAGAGTACACAGACTGCCTATACTGACGTGTCAGAATTGAGGGCATCCTACAATGTTTATAAAGCAGTGTACGCCTTGGCACATTCCCTTCATGATCTGATGTTCTGTGAATCAGGAAAAGGGCCCTTTGAAAATAACTCCTGTGCTGACATCACACATGTGCAGCCCTGGCAG CTCCTGCACTACCTGAAGAGAGTGAACTTCACTACTCAGTATGGAGACAGGGTGTCCTTTGATGAGAACGGAGATGCTCTGGCAATCTATGATGTGATGAACTGGCAGAGGGCCGACGACGGCTCtgtgaaaatagaaacaatcGGTCTGTTCGATGAGTCGGCTCCTGCTGGACAGGAACTTACACTTCAAGAGGACAAGATCTTCTGGAACTTTGCCTCTAACATT CCCCCCAGGTCTGTGTGCAGTGAAAGCTGTCTGCCTGGGACTAGAAAGGCAGCCAGGAAAGGGGAGCCACTCTGCTGTTTCGACTGTGTACCTTGTGCAGAGGGAGAAATCAGCAACCACACTG attCTACTGAGTGTTTTAAATGCCCACCAGATTTCTGGTCTAACCCAAGAAGATACAAAtgtgtgctgaaggacattGAGTTTCTCTCCTATGAGGAGCCTCTGGGAATTTCACTGACATCAGTCTCACTGTTCGGGTCATGTGTTTCAGCTGCAGTTTTAGCCGTGTTCATTTACTACAGGAACACCCCAGTTGTAAAAGCCAACAACTCAGAACTGAGCTTCCTCCTGCTGCTTTCATTGATTCTCTGCTTTCTTTGCTCGTTGCTCTTTATTGGCCAGCCACTGCACTTGACTTGTATGCTGAGACATGTTGTGTTTGGAATCAGCTTTGTGTTGTGTATCTCTTGTATTCTTGTAAAAACTATTGTTGTCATAATGGCATTTAAAGCCACACTTCCTGATAACAATGTCATGAAATGGTTTGGAGCTGCCCAACAGAGAGGCACTGTCTTTGTATTTACAGTAATCCAAGCTGTGATCTGTATCATATGGCTGACAGTGGCTCCTCCTTTGCCCTTTAAAAACACCAAGTACCAAAACTCAAAAATGATTTTTGAGTGTAATGTTGGATCAATCACAGGATTTAGCTGCCTGCTTGGGTACATAGGCTTGCTAGCCAGTGTGTGCTTTCTGTTGGCTTTCCTGGCCAGAAATCTGCCAGATAACTTTAATGAAGCCAAGTTCATCACTTTCAGCATGCTCATCTTCTGTGCAGTTTGGATCGCTTTCATTCCAGCGTATGTCAGCTCTCCGGGGAAATACTCGGATGCTGTCGAGATATTTGCCATCTTGGCTTCAAGCTTCGGTCTCCTGATCGCGATATTTGTtccaaaatgttacattattcTGCTTCATccagagaaaaacacaaagaaagccCTCTTGGGGAGACCAGTTCCTAACATGTaa
- the LOC136754102 gene encoding extracellular calcium-sensing receptor-like, whose amino-acid sequence MRCRGLDFVGFQWAQTMVFAIEEINREPALLPNITLGYRLYDNCVNLAVAFRAATALISGVGDTFTDYSCTGKPPVLGIVGDPMSSHSIAISRMLGLFRMPLVSYYATCSCLSNRKEFPSFFRTVPSDAFQVKAMIQIIKHYGWTWVGTIASDDDYGQFAVKTFIEEVNTFGCISFSETLPSVNAKSRILQIVNTIKQSTARVIIVFLLESQFIPLVKEIIHQNITYRQWIASESWTTATGILNEETFSSFGGTIGIAIRRGEIPGLKEFLLRVRPVFNPNNNLVNQFWEEMFKCEFPNKMNNKSSSDLGSSRICTGSEDIESTQTAYSDVSDLRASYNVYKAVYTLAHSLHNLMSCESGKGPFENNSCADITRVQPWQLLHYLKRVNFTTHYGDRVSFDENGDALAIYDVMNWQRADDGSVKIETIGLFDESAPAGQELTLQEDKIFWNFNSNTPPRSVCSESCLPGTRKAARKGEPLCCFDCIPCAEGEISNHTDSIECVKCPADFWSNPRRDQCVLKDIEFLSYEEPLGISLSTISLFGSCVSTTVLAVFIYYRNTPVVKANNSELSFLLLLSLILCFLCSLLFIGQPLHLTCMLRHVVFGISFVLCISCILVKTIVVIMAFKATLPDNNVMKWFGAAQQRGTVFVFTVIQAVICIIWLSTASPVPFKNTEYQNSKIIFECNVGSITGFSCLLSYIGLLASVCFLLAFLARNLPDNFNEAKFITFSMLIFCAVWIAFIPAYVSSPGKYSDAVEIFAILASSFGLLIAIFAPKCYIILLHPEKNTKKSLMRRAAPKK is encoded by the exons ATGAGATGTAGGGG TCTTGATTTTGTAGGATTCCAGTGGGCACAGACCATGGTTTTTGCTATCGAGGAAATAAACAGAGAGCCTGCCCTTCTTCCTAACATCACTCTGGGCTACAGGCTGTATGACAACTGTGTTAACCTGGCCGTGGCATTTCGGGCAGCCACAGCCCTGATCAGCGGAGTGGGCGACACTTTCACCGACTACAGCTGTACAGGGAAACCCCCAGTCTTAGGCATTGTTGGGGATCCTATGTCGTCACATTCTATTGCCATTTCAAGAATGCTGGGACTTTTCCGGATGCCTCTG GTCAGCTATTATGCCACATGCTCTTGTTTAAGCAACAGAAAAGAGTTCCCTTCTTTCTTCAGGACTGTTCCAAGTGATGCTTTCCAAGTCAAAGCCATGATTCAAATTATTAAGCACTATGGATGGACTTGGGTGGGGACCATAGCAAGTGATGATGACTATGGTCAATTTGCTGTAAAGACTTTTATTGAGGAGGTAAATACATTTGGCTGCATATCGTTCTCAGAAACTCTGCCCAGTGTCAACGCCAAGAGTAGAATCCTTCAAATCGTCAACACCATCAAACAGTCAACTGCAAGAGTTATCATTGTGTTCTTGTTAGAATCACAATTTATTCCATTAGTTAAAGAAATTATTCACCAAAACATTACATACAGACAGTGGATTGCCAGTGAATCCTGGACAACTGCAACTGGAATACTCAATGAGGAAACGTTCAGCTCATTTGGTGGCACAATAGGAATTGCCATTCGCAGAGGAGAAATCCCAGGGCTGAAAGAGTTTCTCCTCCGGGTTCGACCTGTATTCAACCCCAATAATAATTTAGTCAACCAGTTTTGGGAAGAAATGTTCAAATGTGAATTcccaaacaaaatgaataataagAGTTCATCAGATCTGGGAAGCAGCAGAATATGTACAGGATCAGAGGATATCGAGAGTACACAGACTGCTTATAGTGACGTGTCAGATTTGAGGGCAtcatacaatgtttataaagcAGTGTACACCTTGGCACATTCCCTTCATAACCTGATGTCCTGTGAATCTGGAAAAGGGCCCTTTGAAAATAACTCCTGTGCCGACATCACACGTGTGCAGCCCTGGCAG CTCCTGCACTACCTGAAGAGAGTCAACTTCACTACTCACTATGGAGACAGGGTGTCCTTTGATGAGAATGGAGATGCTCTGGCAATCTATGATGTGATGAACTGGCAGAGGGCCGACGACGGCTCtgtgaaaatagaaacaatcGGTCTGTTCGATGAGTCGGCTCCTGCTGGACAGGAACTTACACTCCAAGAGGACAAGATCTTTTGGAATTTCAATTCAAACACT CCCCCCAGGTCTGTGTGCAGTGAAAGCTGTCTGCCTGGTACCAGAAAGGCAGCCAGGAAAGGGGAGCCACTCTGCTGTTTCGACTGTATACCTTGTGCAGAGGGAGAAATCAGCAACCACACTG attCTATTGAGTGTGTCAAATGTCCAGCAGATTTCTGGTCCAACCCGAGAAGAGAccagtgtgtgctgaaggacattGAGTTTCTCTCCTATGAGGAGCCTCTGGGAATTTCCTTGTCAACAATCTCACTGTTCGGGTCGTGTGTTTCAACTACAGTTTTAGCCGTGTTCATTTACTACAGGAACACCCCAGTTGTAAAAGCCAACAACTCAGAACTGAGCTTCCTCCTGCTGCTTTCATTGATTCTCTGCTTTCTTTGCTCGTTGCTCTTTATTGGCCAGCCACTGCACTTGACTTGTATGCTGAGACATGTTGTGTTTGGAATcagctttgttttgtgtatctCTTGTATTCTCGTCAAAACTATTGTTGTCATAATGGCATTTAAAGCCACACTTCCTGATAACAATGTCATGAAATGGTTTGGAGCTGCCCAACAGAGAGGCACTGTCTTTGTATTTACAGTAATCCAAGCTGTGATCTGTATCATATGGCTGAGCACAGCATCCCCTGTGCCTTTcaaaaacacagaatatcaaaACTCAAAAATCATTTTTGAGTGTAACGTTGGATCCATCACTGGATTTAGCTGCCTGCTTAGTTACATAGGCTTGCTAGCCAGTGTGTGCTTTCTGCTGGCTTTCCTGGCAAGAAATCTGCCAGATAACTTTAATGAAGCCAAGTTCATCACTTTCAGCATGCTCATCTTCTGTGCAGTTTGGATCGCTTTCATTCCAGCGTATGTCAGCTCTCCGGGGAAATACTCGGACGCTGTCGAGATATTTGCCATCTTGGCTTCAAGCTTCGGTCTCCTCATTGCGATATTTGCTCCAAAATGTTACATAATTCTGCTTCATCCAGAGAAAAACACCAAGAAATCCCTCATGCGGAGAGCAGCTCCTAAGAAGTAA